The region TTACCGGATCGCGCTGGAAGCGCTGCACAACGTGGTCAAACACGCCCACGCCCAGCAGGTGAACATCACCTTGCAGCAGGAAGGCAATCAGCTGCACCTGACTGTGCAGGACGACGGCCAGGGCTTCGACCCGCAGGCGGCCGGCGGGGGCACCCTGGGCCAGCGTTCCATGCGTGAGCGGGCCGCCGGGGCCGGCGGACGGCTGCAGGTGAGCAGCGCACCCGGGCAGGGCACCACGGTTCAGCTGTGGCTCCCGCTGGCACCGGCAGAGGCAACCGCTGCGCTTTCCAACTCTGCCGCTTCTACCTACTCATCCAGCACCGCTCAGGAGGTTACACCATGACAGCGACTAATTCTCCCGTCCCGACCAATCCAAAGCCACGGCCCCACGCCCGGCCGCTGGGGCCGGTGCTGGGCCGGCTGCTGCTGGGGCTGGCACTGCTGGCCGGAGGCGGAGCCGCCGCCTGGACTGCCCTCAATACTCAGCTGGCGCCTGCACTGAGCGCCACCGATACAGCCCAGGCCGTGCCGCTGGGCGGTGCCCGGACCCTGAACGCCAGCCTGACCACCGACCGGGCCGAGGTGCAGGTGGGTGCCCTGCCGCCAACCACGCAGGGCCAGGCCGCGGGGCTGGCCTTCCACCACCGCCAGCTCAACTCGCCGCAGGTCACCGCCACGCGCCAGGGAGACACCCTCAACCTGCAAGCTCAGCTGCTGGTTGACCCGGCACCCAAGCCCAATACCATCAATCTGCAGCCGCAGGGGCAGCAGGTCGAGCACCGCCTGGCAGCCCAGCTCAGCCCAGGCCCCGCGCTGGACCTGAGCACGCGCAGCGGTGGCGGCGAGCAGCAACTGGACCTGCAGACACTGGCGCTACATTCACTGCACACCCACAGCACCAGCGGCCCGCAGACCGTGCAGCTGCCGGCCGGCCAGACCGGGGAAGTGGCGCTGGAAAGCCTCTCTGGAGCGCTGACGCTGAGCGCTCCAGCCGGCCACGCAACTGCCATAGACACCCTCAGCGCCGAAAGCCGCTTTGGTAACCTGCAGGCCAGGCTCCACTCGGCGCAGGTGGGCCGCCTGACGCTGACCAGCCAGCTGGGCGACATCGAAGCTCAGTTGCCAGCACACAACGACACTGCTCTCACCACCGCCCAGGGTGACCTGGACGTGACCCTGCCCCCGGGCGCCAGCGGGCAGCTGCGGCTGCAGGCAGAACGGGGTAGCGTGACCCTGAATCTGCCGGCCACCGCCGCTTTTCGCCTGAGCTTCTCACGCCTCAGCAATGAACAGACCCGGATGCAGGCCAGCCACCTGCCCAAAGGAATGCTTTACCAGAACGGCAGTTTCCTCAGCCCGGCTGCTCAGGCACCCGGCAGGGCCCCAGTCCTTGAGATCAGCCTGGACCTGCCAATACCGAATGATCTGTCCCTCAACCTGCTCACCCCCCAAGGAGCGACCCAGCCATGACCAGCCCTTCCCCCGCGCCCACGCTTGAAGAAGCCTCCACGCCCGTCCGTGTTCTGCTGGTCGACGACCACGCGGTGGTGCGCCAAGGCCTGCGCCTGTTTCTGGGGCTGGACCCCAGCCTGGACATCGTGAGCGAAGCCAGCAACGGCGCGGAGGCCGTCGCGGCAGTTCAGGCCCTGCGCCCCGATGTGGTGTTGATGGACCTGCTGATGCCGGTGATGGACGGCATCGCCGCCACCGCCGAAATCCGGCGCTGCTGCCCGGAGACCGAGGTGATCGCGCTGACCTCCACCCTGGAAGAGAGCAAGGTGAACGGCGCTGTGGCCGCTGGCGCCACCTCTTATCTGCTCAAGGACGCCAGCAGTGACCTGCTCAACGAGGCGATTCACGCAGCGGCCCGCGGCGAGGTGCGGCTGCATCCCGAAGCGGCCCGGCGGCTGGTGCGCGACTTCCGCGCTCCCGAGATGCGCGAGCACCTGACCGCCAAGGAGGTGGAAGTGCTGCAGCTGATCGCGCACGGTCTGAACAACAAAGGTATTGCCGCGCAGCTGGAGATCAGCGAGACCACCGTCAAGAGCCATGTGAGCCGGCTACTGAGCAAGCTGGAGCTGGAAAGCCGCACCCAGGCGGCCCTCTACGCCTTGAAAACTGGGCTGGCCAGCCTGGAGGACGCCTCCGCACTCTCATGATCACCTTAGAGTCAGACTGGGTTCATTCGACTCAGAAACGAACATGCTAATTTGCAGCCATGAATAAAGCCGCCAAGGTCCTGCTTCCCCTCTCCGCTGTCGCTGCCGTCGCTGCCGCCACCGTCGCCCCCAGCGCTCAGACTCCGGCACAGAAGGTCGGCTTTGTTGATGTGGACCGTGTGTTCGCCGCCCACCCCAAGGCCGGCAACGTCAACACCCAGGTGAAGTCCATTGAGCAGAAGGCCAACACCGAGCTGGGCGGCCTGCGCCAGCAGATGATTACCATCGCGGAAAAGGGTGACAAGGCCACCCCCGCCGAGCGCCAGCAGCTGAGCCAGCTGGAAACCACCTTCAACTCCAAGTTCCAGGACTACGGCAAGCAGATCGCCCAGCAGTCGGCCCCCATCGAAACCTCGGTGGACGCGGCCATCTCCAAGGTCGCCAGGGCCAACGGCTACAGCATCGTGATGGACCGCAAGGTTGCCGCGCAGGGCCTGGTTGTCTTTGCCGAAAACGGCAGCGACCTGACCGACGCCGTAATCAAGGAAGTCAAGTAAGCTTTTCTTCTAGCCGTTTGACTGCTGCCCCTGCCGGATGGCGGGGGTTTTTTTGTTGCCGGCGCTCTGAAGCTTGGCCCCGGCCGATGCTTTGAGGTGAGGCATGGACTAACATTCTTCGGCCCGCAGCGTTATTTTCAGCTCACAGGAAGAGCGGATTTTGCAGCGGCTGGCGGGGCTGGACCCCGACCTGATGGCTTATATCCGTGACTTTGCCTACGACACGGTCTATGAGCGCCCCGGTCTGGACCTGAAAACCAAGGAACTGATCGCCTGCGCTCTGCTGGCCAGCCTGGGCAGCCCCGGCGAACTGAAAACTCACCTGCGGGGTGCCATGCAAGCCGGCGCCACCGAGCAGGAACTGCGCGAAACCCTGCTGTTCTGCGTGCCGTACCTGGGCTTTCCACGGGTGGTGGCCGCCTTCAGCCAGCTGGCTGACTTACAGGCCCGGCAGGCGGCCAAGCAGGCACAGCAGCCAGAGTAGGTCCGCCCGCTGCGCAGCCCAGGGTCAGCATCAGACCTTGAGGTTGACCACCGTGACGCCGTGGCCGCCCTGATTGGCTTCAGCGTCGTGGAAGCTCTCGACCCGCTTGTCGGTCTTGAGATAATCGCGCAGCAACCGGCGCAGTACGCCCTGACCTTTGCCGTGAACCACCCGCAGCGGAGTTTCCTTAAGCGCATAAGCTTCGTTGATGGCCTGCCGCAGTTCTTCTTCGGCCTCGGCCACGCCCAGGCCACGCAGCTGGATTTCCTTCTCGAAGTTCCGCCGGCGCACGGTGCCGGTAAAGCGGGGCCCGCCTCCCGCCTTTTTCTGCTTTTCGGGCTGCTTGAGCCGCACGTCGCGGCGGCGCACCGAGACTTTCATCAGGCCCAGTTGCACCACCAGCTGATCGCCGCGCATTTCCAGCACTTGCCCGGAAGCGCCGTAAGCCGGCACCGTTACGTCGCTGCCCACCTGAATGGGGTCACCATGGTTTTCCTGCGGAGCCCGGGGTTTGGGGCGTGCCTTCTGGGCGGCGTGCCGCAGGTCGCGCAGTTCCTGCATCACCCGGGGGCGGGCCTCGGCATCCTGGGCGCGGCGGCGCATCCGGCGCACGTTTTCGGCGGCGTCGGCGTACAGCGCTTCCGCCTTCTGGGTGGCCTCGGCCAGCAGTTCGTCGCGGCGCTCGGCCAGCTCGTCGCGCTCGCGCCGGGCCTGACCGAGTGCCGCCTCGGTTTCGCGGCGGGCAGCGGCGGCCGCTTCCAGCTGCTGGCTCAGCTCGCGGCGTTCCTGCTCGATGCCGGCCAGCATCCGCTCCATCAGGTCCGCTTCCGGGCCCAGCACCTCGGCGGCGCGACTCAGCACCTCACGCGGCAGGCCCATCCGCCCGGCAATCGCCAGTGCGTAAGAGCGGCCCGGCTGCCCCACCTGCAGCTGATAGGTGGGCGACAGGGTGGAGACCTCAAAGCCCATGCTGGCGTTTTTGAGGCCCGGCGTTTCCAGCGCGAACAGCTTCAGCGG is a window of Deinococcus sp. Marseille-Q6407 DNA encoding:
- a CDS encoding OmpH family outer membrane protein, which gives rise to MNKAAKVLLPLSAVAAVAAATVAPSAQTPAQKVGFVDVDRVFAAHPKAGNVNTQVKSIEQKANTELGGLRQQMITIAEKGDKATPAERQQLSQLETTFNSKFQDYGKQIAQQSAPIETSVDAAISKVARANGYSIVMDRKVAAQGLVVFAENGSDLTDAVIKEVK
- a CDS encoding carboxymuconolactone decarboxylase family protein, yielding MFSSQEERILQRLAGLDPDLMAYIRDFAYDTVYERPGLDLKTKELIACALLASLGSPGELKTHLRGAMQAGATEQELRETLLFCVPYLGFPRVVAAFSQLADLQARQAAKQAQQPE
- a CDS encoding DUF4097 domain-containing protein → MTATNSPVPTNPKPRPHARPLGPVLGRLLLGLALLAGGGAAAWTALNTQLAPALSATDTAQAVPLGGARTLNASLTTDRAEVQVGALPPTTQGQAAGLAFHHRQLNSPQVTATRQGDTLNLQAQLLVDPAPKPNTINLQPQGQQVEHRLAAQLSPGPALDLSTRSGGGEQQLDLQTLALHSLHTHSTSGPQTVQLPAGQTGEVALESLSGALTLSAPAGHATAIDTLSAESRFGNLQARLHSAQVGRLTLTSQLGDIEAQLPAHNDTALTTAQGDLDVTLPPGASGQLRLQAERGSVTLNLPATAAFRLSFSRLSNEQTRMQASHLPKGMLYQNGSFLSPAAQAPGRAPVLEISLDLPIPNDLSLNLLTPQGATQP
- a CDS encoding response regulator; the encoded protein is MTSPSPAPTLEEASTPVRVLLVDDHAVVRQGLRLFLGLDPSLDIVSEASNGAEAVAAVQALRPDVVLMDLLMPVMDGIAATAEIRRCCPETEVIALTSTLEESKVNGAVAAGATSYLLKDASSDLLNEAIHAAARGEVRLHPEAARRLVRDFRAPEMREHLTAKEVEVLQLIAHGLNNKGIAAQLEISETTVKSHVSRLLSKLELESRTQAALYALKTGLASLEDASALS